In Acidobacteriota bacterium, the genomic window CTGCTCCCAGGCCTCGGGTTCGGCACCATTGATCTTCTCGATGCTGCAGAGGATCGAAACTCGTTGCCCCTCGCCCATGGCGGGACCCTCGAGCTCCAGCCCTGACTCCAGCTTTTGCGATTCGATCAACTCTCGGGGAACGACCGGATCATCCGACTCGACGTTGTAGTTGTTCTTGGCCTGACGGAGGAATCCGTGTCCCTGCTCGGCGATCTGGAGGACGCCGTGCGCCGTCGTATCGGTCTCGCCTTCGGGCACACTCTGAACGACTCGCGGCCCGCGCTGCGGGCGATCGCCCCCGCGTCCGTCACGACCGCGGCCACGTCCGCCTCTTCCACCGCGGCGGCGTCGTCGCCCGCCGGATCCTCCGCCCCGTTCCTGGCTCATGGCTGTCCTTCTTCCTTAACGTTGGCCGCCAACCGGTGAGTCGGAGCGCGAGAAACGTTCCTCGTCCACGATCACGGCGGCGAACAGGATCACGAGTTCCCGGGTGGCGTCGATACCCTCGCCGGCCGGCGTCGCCTCGACGCGCCAGCCATCTTGTTCCGGGTGTGCAACGAGATAGGCTCCGTCGGTCTCCCAGCTTGAGAGATGGAACCCCGGGGTCCGCGGATCGCTCCGGCGGATACGAAACAGACTCCCGTCGCCCCGTAAGAGATAGTACAAATTGCCTGGAAAGCCAAGGGGTTCCAGCGGCGTAATGCTGGCTGGCGGCCGATTCCCACCGTCCCCGTCGTCCTCGACCCCCGTGGACTCCATCACGAATCGGCCCGCGCGTTCACGACACAGGACGGTCGATTCCCCCGCTTCAGGACCCTCGACCGTCCAGCGGGGTCCGTCGCCCACGACCACCGCCAGGGCTCCGGCGGGGGTCTCCACCCGATAGGTCGTGGCGTTCACCCGTTGATGGCCCGTTGGGCCGCAGCGGCGGCCGCTCGGACCATCTCGTTGGGGTCCTGTTCCGCCAAAGCCAGGATCGGCAGGGCCGCCTCATCGCCGGTCGAGCCCAGCACGCCGGCGGCCTGCACACGAACCTCCCACTCGGGATCCTCCAGCAGCAGCCGTGACAACGGGGCGAAGCCCGCGCCGGGCTCCAGACGGGCCACACCCTTGATCGCCGCCAGGCGCACCTTCGTCATCGGATCCTCGAGGGCACCCACCAGCGCGTCGACGGCGTCCGCGCCGCCCAGGAGCGTTAACGCCTCGGCGGCTCGCTTCCTGACGATCTTGACCGGATCCCCTGCCAGCACGGCGGCCAATCGCGCCACATCCTCCTGCGTCCCGACATCGCCGAGACAACGGGCGCTGGTTGCTCGAACGAACGAATCCTCATCCTGCAGACCCTTTCGAACGAAGCTCGGGGCATCCTCGACGTTCAGATGGGCCAACTCGAAGATCGCCGTGGAACGGATATCGCGGTCTTCGTGACTCGTGAGTTTTCGAATCTTGTCGATACTCTCGGGAGACTCGTCGGCGGCGAGGGCGTAGACGCTGGCGATCCCCTCCTCCTTGCTGACGCCGCAGGCGGTGACCAGCAGCATCAATCCGAACAGGGCCCACAGGTCTATCCAGGAGCGTCGGTTTCGATTTTGTAACCGCCTGCCGTCGGGGTCGAAGACCGATTTGGAGTGGCACCGCCCACGGGCGATCCGTACATGGAAAGCAACCACGAACGATCCGGAGGCGCCCATGTCAATCCTCGTCGCAGAAAACAACTTCAAGAAGGGTCTCGCGGCACTGGTCGACGACAACCATGTCGAGGCGGCAGTCTTCTTTAGGCGAGCCCTCGACGTTGAACGACAACGTCACGTTCGGTCGCCCAACATGCGCTATCTATCCTACTACGGACTCTGCCTGGCCAAGACCAATCGACCGATCGGAGAGGCCATCCACGCGTGTCGGACGGCGGTCCGCCGCGAGACCGGCGACCCGGAGCTCTATCTCAACCTCGGCCGGGTCTTCACTCTGGCCCGGCGTCTGCGTGAAGCCCGCGAGACCGTCGATGACGGGCTCAAGATCGCACCGGATCACGACGGGCTTCGTAACGAACGCGACAAGATCAGCACTCGGCTGGGCCTCCGCGGAGGCCCCGTTAGGCGGCGACGGGCCGGCGTTCGCGGAATCCTGCGGCGCCTGACCGGAGCGGCTCCGACCGCTTCCTGAATCGAACACCTTTCTCCAGGCGAATAACGTTTTCGCCGGCGACGGTCTAACCGTCGCCATTTTTTTGCATGGTGTTCGCGCGACGGAACAGATCGAAGAGAAGCTGAATCGCCGTCAGCAGGTCGAGCACCCCCACTGCGCTGACCATCCCACGCGCCCATCCGGTGAGAACCCAACGTCCGGCCCGGGTCGGCAGAAGACCGACGACCGACTGCTTCCAAACCGGGGTCCAGGGAGCGACGATCAGGAAGATTCCGATGACGACGAATGCGTAGAGCAGGAACGCCGTCCCGATGCGCTTATCCAACTTGGCTCCGATAGAATCTTGCCATTCCGGTGCATCCTAGCACCGCAGGCCTGCGCAAAAGGCTACAATTCCGCTCACCATGAACGTACCGCTTCTTGATCTAAAAGCCCAGTTTGCCCCCATCGCGGATGAGATCCGTGACGCCATCGATCGGGTGGTCCGCTCGCAGATCTTCGTTCTCGGCGAGGAGGTGTCGTCCCTGGAAGACGAGGTCGCCGCCTACACGGGAGCGACGCATGC contains:
- a CDS encoding HEAT repeat domain-containing protein, with the translated sequence MGASGSFVVAFHVRIARGRCHSKSVFDPDGRRLQNRNRRSWIDLWALFGLMLLVTACGVSKEEGIASVYALAADESPESIDKIRKLTSHEDRDIRSTAIFELAHLNVEDAPSFVRKGLQDEDSFVRATSARCLGDVGTQEDVARLAAVLAGDPVKIVRKRAAEALTLLGGADAVDALVGALEDPMTKVRLAAIKGVARLEPGAGFAPLSRLLLEDPEWEVRVQAAGVLGSTGDEAALPILALAEQDPNEMVRAAAAAAQRAING
- a CDS encoding tetratricopeptide repeat protein, with amino-acid sequence MSILVAENNFKKGLAALVDDNHVEAAVFFRRALDVERQRHVRSPNMRYLSYYGLCLAKTNRPIGEAIHACRTAVRRETGDPELYLNLGRVFTLARRLREARETVDDGLKIAPDHDGLRNERDKISTRLGLRGGPVRRRRAGVRGILRRLTGAAPTAS